One Pectobacterium polaris DNA window includes the following coding sequences:
- a CDS encoding alpha/beta hydrolase family protein, with amino-acid sequence MTWRITIGLLTNLLLSFGVMANAGIGFQQITLADEATNRPLDVAVFYPASSPSQTTSIGENIAFPGIVVSKNAEPEPGEHPLIVVSHGYGGSWFNQLWLAQALVKQGYIVAAPNHPGTTTKDMRPENAQALWQRPHDLSRVITALLATPEKTGQVDAKRIAAVGHSLGGWTVLALAGGRFSTEQFEKDCLTHVGLASCKAYEKMQVAKSAASRAQLDKSLADPRISAVLSLDMGLARGFTAESLAAINIPVLIMAAGYPNDELPAKLESHDLAQKLSPAYSAYKEIADATHFSFMQLCKPGAVEIINAESPGDGMICLDGGERSREQIHQEIGKDVSDFLQAAWRKP; translated from the coding sequence ATGACATGGCGTATCACGATAGGACTACTCACGAACTTACTACTCAGCTTTGGCGTTATGGCAAACGCGGGCATTGGGTTTCAACAAATCACGTTAGCGGATGAGGCCACTAACAGGCCGTTGGACGTCGCCGTATTTTATCCGGCGTCATCACCATCGCAGACGACGAGCATTGGCGAGAATATTGCTTTTCCCGGCATTGTGGTGAGTAAAAATGCCGAGCCTGAACCTGGTGAACATCCTTTGATTGTGGTTTCACACGGCTATGGCGGGAGCTGGTTTAATCAACTCTGGCTGGCGCAGGCGTTGGTTAAGCAAGGCTATATTGTCGCTGCGCCCAATCATCCCGGAACCACGACGAAAGACATGCGCCCTGAGAACGCTCAGGCTCTGTGGCAACGGCCTCATGACCTCAGCCGCGTCATTACGGCATTACTCGCTACGCCAGAGAAGACGGGGCAGGTTGATGCGAAGCGCATTGCCGCTGTAGGTCATTCGTTGGGGGGATGGACGGTGCTGGCGCTGGCTGGTGGGCGTTTCAGTACGGAGCAATTTGAGAAGGATTGTCTGACGCATGTCGGGCTGGCGTCCTGCAAAGCCTATGAAAAGATGCAGGTCGCAAAAAGCGCCGCATCGCGTGCGCAGCTTGATAAATCACTCGCCGATCCACGCATCAGCGCGGTGCTCTCGCTGGATATGGGGTTGGCACGAGGGTTTACCGCAGAGAGTCTGGCGGCAATAAACATTCCTGTATTGATTATGGCGGCGGGGTATCCCAATGACGAGCTACCCGCCAAGCTGGAATCCCACGATCTGGCGCAAAAGCTGTCGCCAGCGTATTCAGCGTATAAAGAAATTGCCGACGCGACGCATTTTAGTTTTATGCAGCTTTGTAAGCCGGGTGCTGTTGAAATCATCAATGCCGAGAGCCCTGGCGACGGCATGATTTGTCTCGACGGTGGTGAGCGTTCGCGTGAGCAGATCCATCAGGAAATAGGGAAGGATGTCAGCGATTTTCTTCAGGCGGCGTGGCGGAAGCCGTAG
- a CDS encoding helix-turn-helix domain-containing protein: MTAIPLPFITALLLVILFFRIQFLAIHNHSHHKNTKKRSATAEAVLIGVSCLALTLVALRWGSHVALPAFIQPMIAASIPPLLWLCLFPHGDKASEDVTRSRRRSLWHLLPPLLILGASAIQSRTTVPLIDLMLVSIYFGYGSMLIYSARRLQTSLPRWKSAPFIAGLYVLISGAIDTVIALDIAFYSGNSAATIITAFHIVMLAILTLLIVTHRTSPQAGLVAPPDQKPEAVPATEDEHQLAKALDDFIRTHALYTDPGMTLQRLSRRMGIPLRRLSETINRVHGRNFSQVMNEYRIEEAKRLLSQTDDRITDIMLASGFQTKSNFNREFLRLTGVSPSVWRSQYPLQEQTTASATPPEENR; encoded by the coding sequence ATGACCGCGATTCCTTTACCGTTTATTACCGCACTTCTGCTGGTTATTTTGTTTTTTCGCATCCAGTTTCTGGCTATTCACAACCATTCCCATCACAAGAACACCAAAAAGCGCAGTGCAACGGCAGAAGCGGTACTCATCGGCGTAAGCTGTCTTGCCCTGACGCTGGTGGCGTTACGCTGGGGCAGCCATGTTGCCTTACCCGCGTTTATTCAACCCATGATTGCCGCATCGATTCCACCGCTGTTATGGCTGTGTCTTTTCCCTCACGGCGACAAGGCCTCTGAGGACGTAACCCGCTCACGCCGACGATCTCTCTGGCATCTGTTACCGCCTTTACTCATCCTTGGCGCAAGCGCCATCCAGAGCAGAACAACCGTTCCGCTCATCGACCTGATGCTGGTGAGTATTTACTTCGGTTATGGGTCAATGCTGATTTACAGCGCTCGCCGTCTGCAAACGTCATTACCTAGATGGAAAAGCGCGCCGTTTATCGCTGGGCTGTATGTGCTTATCTCCGGCGCTATCGACACCGTCATTGCACTGGATATCGCGTTCTACAGCGGCAATAGCGCGGCGACCATCATCACCGCGTTCCACATCGTCATGCTGGCGATATTGACCCTGCTGATCGTCACACACCGCACGTCCCCACAGGCAGGGCTTGTCGCTCCGCCTGACCAGAAGCCTGAAGCCGTCCCCGCCACCGAAGACGAACACCAGCTCGCGAAAGCGTTAGATGATTTCATCCGCACTCACGCGCTGTACACCGATCCGGGCATGACGCTTCAGCGCTTGAGCAGGCGCATGGGCATACCGCTCAGACGCCTGTCCGAAACCATCAACCGCGTTCACGGTCGTAATTTTTCGCAGGTGATGAACGAATATCGCATAGAGGAGGCTAAACGCCTCCTCAGCCAAACGGATGACCGAATCACGGATATCATGCTGGCCAGCGGGTTTCAGACTAAATCAAACTTCAATCGCGAATTTCTGCGGCTAACGGGGGTAAGCCCCAGCGTCTGGCGTAGTCAGTACCCACTTCAGGAACAGACTACGGCTTCCGCCACGCCGCCTGAAGAAAATCGCTGA